From a single Sebastes umbrosus isolate fSebUmb1 chromosome 17, fSebUmb1.pri, whole genome shotgun sequence genomic region:
- the taf1 gene encoding transcription initiation factor TFIID subunit 1 isoform X6, whose amino-acid sequence MSDSDSDEDQDRPFSLTGFLFGNINEDGQLEDDSVLDNESKKHLAGLGTLGLGSLITEITANEEGDQDESRDSGSVDEDGWVKSTEDAVDYSDINEVAEDETKKYRQAMGSLQPSRTTDDEDDYDADCEDIDSKLMPPPPPPTLPTAAKKEEPSSQGTNVGEEGDGIILPSIIAPSSTADKADFSSSSDSESETDRPCQGSGAGGPPDSLTLPLAGIMQKDAAKALPGVTELFPEFRPGRVLRFLRLFGPGKNMPSVWRSARRKKKRKHRDPQPGTPPPEGEPTEQSQEKKSGWLYEYALPPPPEQCLSDDEITMMAPVESKFSQTCGDGDKEAESRPKVAEWRYGPAQLWYDMLGVTEDGSNFNYGFKLKEEQTDEPHQQDTPEEITETAHGFLRREDDDSDANDDGDKDRSALENELFLMVTQLKWEDDIIWNGEDVKHKGTKTQRASLAGWLPSSMTRNANAYNAQQGLTRSNSQLVPPTPPPMPKLSSISGSKREKNSHDNQASHEEDSPWFSIFPIDSEELVYGRWEDNIIWNDQEMDHMLMPPVLTLDPNDENIILEIPNEKEDLTSHSPSKENKKETAIKKSRILLGKTGVIKDEPQQNMSQPEMKDPWNLSNDEFYYPKQQGLRGTFGGNIIQHSIPALELRQPFYPTHMGPMKLRQFHRPTLKKYSFGALAQPGPHAVQPLLKHIKKKAKMREQERQASGGGDMFFMRTPQDLTGKDGDLILAEYSEEYAPLIMQVGMATKIKNYYKRKPGKDPGAPDCKYGETVYCHTSPFLGSLHPGQLLQAFENNLFRAPIYLHKMPETDFLVLRTRHGLYIREIVDIVVAGQQCPLFEVPGPNSKRANTHIRDFLQVFIYRLFWKSKDRPRRIRMEDIKKAFPSHSESSIRKRLKLCADFKRTGMDSNWWVLKPDFRLPTEEEIRAMVSPEQCCAYYSMLVAEQRLKDAGYGEKSFFAPEEENEEDFQMKIDDEVRTAPWNTTRAFISAMKGKCLLEVTGVADPTGCGEGFSYVKVPNKPTQQKDDKEPQPAKKTVTGTDADLRRLSLKNAKQLLRKFGVPEEEIKKLSRWEVIDVVRTMSTEQARSGEGPMSKFARGSRFSVAEHQERYKEECQRIFDLQNKVLESTEVLSTDTDSSSAEDSDFEEMGKNIENMLQNKKTSSQLSREREEQERKELQRMLMGEESDRDHKGRKERRKGLSSSLSTSSHKDDDTSSVTSLNSSATGRRLKIYRTFRDEDGKEYVRCETVRKASVIDAYTRIRNTKDDDFIRKFALFDEQHREEMRKERRRIQEQLRRLKRNQEKDKIKGPPEKKAKKVKERPDLKLKCGACGAIGHMRTNKFCPLYYQTNAPPSNPVAMTEEQEEELEKTVIHNDNEELIKVEGTKIVLGKQLIESADEVRRKSLVLKFPKQQLPPKKKRRVGNAVHCDYLNKPHKAIHRRRTDPMVTLSSVLESIINDMRDHPNTYPFHTPVNAKVVKDYYKIITRPMDLQTLRENVRKRMYPSREEYREAVEVIVKNSATYNGAKHPITQVAQSMLDLCDAKLKEKEDRLVRLEKAINPLLDDDDQVAFSFILDNIVTQKMMVVPDSWPFHHPVNKKFVPDYYKVIVSPMDLESIRKYISKHKYQNRDAFLSDVSLIHANSIKYNGPDSPYTKTALDIVNVCKQTLAEYDEHLTQLEKDISTAKEAALDAADLECLDPMTPGPYTPQGRHGRRPGEEESDVDIEGFEEDDDGKPKTPAPAEDADGDLEDDDDDEDMLLPPRRQMHDHEEEEEEEEDDGMSNHPPQASVLYQDLLMSDGEDDASEEEGDNPFSSIHLSESGSDSDRELDVRPAPPRRAQETARMGMEQDESMMSYEADGPDEPHMEDSNVSYGSYEETQSRSQMQPLNMGNGEDYGISEEEDEDEDIEAQRRGPAVLSKVQLSEDEESEEFRSIGGDSDMDSDN is encoded by the exons ATGTCAGACTCAGACAGTGACGAGGACCAAGATCGCCCTTTCTCTCTAACTGGCTTCCTCTTTGGAAACATCAACGAAGATGGACAGCTGGAGGACGACAGTGTTCTGGACAAT GAGTCCAAAAAGCATTTGGCTGGTTTGGGTACTCTGGGTCTGGGCTCACTCATCACAGAGATCACTGCCAATGAGGAGGGTGATCAAGATGAGAGCAGAGACTCTGGTAGTGTTGATGAAGATG GTTGGGTGAAAAGCACGGAAGATGCAGTCGATTATTCTGACATCAATGAGGTTGCTGAGGATGAGACAAAGAAGTACCGTCAGGCTATGGGGTCACTGCAGCCCAGCAGGACAACAG ATGATGAGGATGACTATGATGCTGACTGCGAGGATATTGATTCTAAGCTCATGCCTCCTCCGCCACCACCAACTCTTCCTACAGCTGCTAAGAAAGAGGAGCCCTCCTCTCAGGGCACGAATG TTGGGGAAGAGGGTGACGGCATCATCCTGCCCTCTATCATCGCGCCATCCTCTACGGCTGATAAGGCCGACTTCAGCAGCTCCTCAGACTCTGAGTCAGAAACCGACCGTCCCTGCCAGGGCTCGGGGGCTGGAGGCCCCCCAGATAGTCTCACCCTCCCTCTTGCTGGCATCATGCAGAAAGATGCTGCCAAAGCGCTGCCAGGTGTCACAGAGCTCTTCCCAGAGTTTAGGCCTGGAAGG GTGCTTCGGTTCTTACGGCTTTTTGGTCCTGGAAAGAACATGCCATCAGTTTGGAGGAGTGCCCGCAGGAAGAAGAAGCGAAAGCACCGTGACCCTCAGCCTGGGACGCCTCCTCCGGAAGGAGAGCCCACAGAGCAAAGCCAGGAGAAAAAGTCTGGGTGGCTTTACGAGTATGCACTCCCTCCACCCCCAGAGCAGTGTCtctctgatgatgag ATAACCATGATGGCTCCAGTAGAATCAAAGTTCTCGCAAACTTGTGGTGATGGGGACAAGGAGGCAGAGTCTCGACCTAAAGTAGCAGAATGGAGATACGGTCCAGCCCAGCTCTGGTACGACATGCTAGGTGTCACTGAGGATGGAAGCAACTTCAACTACGGCTTCAAGCTAAAAGAAGAGCAGACCGATGAGCCTCATCAACAGGACACGCCTGAGGAAATAACTGAGACTGCACATGGG TTTCTGAGGCGTGAAGACGACGACAGTGATGCTAATGATGATGGAGATAAGGACAGATCAGCCCTTGAGAATGAGCTCTTCCTGATGGTCACTCAACTGAAATGGGAGGACGATATTATCTGGAATGGGGAGGACGTAAAACACAAGGGCACAAAGACTCAGCGAGCCAGCCTGGCAGGGTGGCTGCCCTCTAGCATGACCCGCAATGCCAATGCTTATAATGCACAGCAGG GTCTGACGAGAAGTAATTCCCAATTGGTGCCGCCTACGCCTCCACCCATGCCCAAACTTTCTTCAATCTCTGGCTCTAAGCGGGAAAAAAACAGCCACGATAATCAAG CCTCTCATGAAGAAGACTCTCCCTGGTTCTCCATCTTCCCTATTGACAGCGAGGAGTTGGTGTATGGCCGCTGGGAAGATAACATCATCTGGAACGACCAGGAGATGGATCACATGCTCATGCCACCTGTTCTTACGCTGGATCCCAATGATGAAAATATCATCCTAG aaaTCCCTAATGAAAAGGAGGACTTGACTTCCCACTCCCCATCAAAGGAGAACAAGAAGGAAACGGCAATCAAAAAGAGCCGCATCCTGCTGGGGAAGACCGGGGTGATAAAAGATGAGCCACAGCAG AACATGTCCCAGCCTGAAATGAAGGACCCGTGGAACCTCTCCAATGATGAGTTCTACTATCCTAAACAGCAGGGCTTGAGGGGGACGTTCGGTGGCAACATCATTCAG cACTCTATCCCAGCACTGGAGCTGAGGCAGCCCTTCTACCCGACTCACATGGGGCCCATGAAGCTGCGCCAGTTTCATCGACCGACTCTGAAGAAGTACTCATTTGGAGCTCTGGCTCAGCCGGGTCCCCACGCTGTCCAGCCGCTGCTCAAACACATTAAGAAGAAGGCCAAG ATGCGAGAGCAGGAGCGGCAGGcatcaggaggaggagacatgTTCTTCATGCGAACCCCGCAGGACTTGACTGGTAAAGATGGAGATCTGATCCTGGCAGAGTACAGTGAGGAATACGCCCCTCTCATCATGCAAGTTGGCATGGCCACTAAGATCAAAAACTACTACAAAAGG AAACCTGGAAAGGATCCTGGAGCACCGGACTGCAAATATGGAGAGACCGTGTACTGCCACACATCCCCTTTCCTTGGTTCTCTTCATCCTGGACAGCTGCTCCAG GCATTTGAAAACAACCTCTTTCGTGCTCCAATCTACCTGCACAAGATGCCAGAGACTGATTTCTTGGTACTACGAACGCGACACGGCCTCTACATCAGAGAGATTGTGGACATAGTTGTAGCTGGTCAGCAGTGTCCCTTGTTTGAGGTTCCAGGGCCCAACTCCAAACGAGCCAACACTCACATCAGAGACTTCCTACAG GTGTTCATTTACCGCTTGTTCTGGAAGAGCAAGGACCGGCCCCGGAGAATCCGCATGGAGGACATAAAGAAAGCTTTTCCGTCACACTCGGAGAGCAGCATCAGGAAACGACTAAAACTCTGTGCTGACTTCAAACGTACAG GGATGGACTCTAACTGGTGGGTGCTGAAGCCTGACTTCAGATTGCCTACAGAGGAAGAGATCAGGGCCATGGTGTCTCCAGAGCAGTGCTGCGCTTACTATAGCATGCTGGTGGCGGAGCAGAGACTAAAG gacgCTGGATATGGTGAGAAATCCTTCTTTGCGCCAGAGGAGGAGAACGAAGAGGACTTTCAAATGAAGATTGACGATGAG GTGCGGACAGCCCCTTGGAACACAACAAGAGCCTTCATTTCTGCGATGAAGGGGAAATGCCTGTTGGAAGTTACAGGCGTGGCCGATCCCACAGGCTGTGGAGAGGGTTTCTCCTACGTCAAAGTGCCCAACAAGCCCACTCAGCAGAAG gatgaCAAAGAACCACAGCCTGCCAAGAAGACAGTGACGGGGACCGATGCTGACCTGAGGAGACTCTCGCTGAAGAATGCCAAGCAGCTGCTGCGCAAGTTTGGTGTTCCAGAGGAAGAG ATCAAGAAGCTCTCACGTTGGGAGGTGATTGACGTGGTGAGAACCATGTCCACAGAGCAGGCGCGTTCAGGCGAGGGACCCATGAGCAAGTTTGCCAGAGGCTCTCGTTTCTCCGTTGCGGAACACCAGGAGCGCTACAAGGAGGAGTGCCAGAGGATCTTTGACCTGCAGAACAA AGTGTTGGAGTCGACAGAGGTGCTCTcgacagacacagacagcagcTCAGCAGAGGACAGTGACTTTGAGGAGATGGGGAAGAACATTGAGAACATGCTGCAGAACAAGAAGACCAGCTCCCAGCTGTCCCGCGAGAgggaggagcaggagaggaaggagCTGCAGAGGATGCTGATGGGCGAGGAGAGCGACCGGGACCACAAGGGACGCAAGGAACGGCGCAAAGGCTTGT CCAGCTCCTTATCCACCAGCTCCCACAAGGATGACGACACGTCCTCCGTCACCAGCCTAAACTCCTCGGCCACGGGACGGCGACTCAAGATCTATCGCACCTTCAGGGACGAGGACGGCAAGGAATACGTCCGTTGCGAGACGGTACGCAAGGCTTCCGTCATCGACGCCTACACCAGGATCAGAAACACTAAGGATGATGATTTCAT ACGAAAGTTTGCCCTCTTCGATGAGCAGCACAGAGAAGAGATGAGGAAGGAGCGCCGGCGTATTCAGGAGCAGCTGAGGAGGCTGAAGAGGAACCAAGAGAAGGACAAGATCAAGGGACCTCCAGAGAAGAAGGCCAAGAAGGTTAAAGAGAGGCCAGACCTCAAG TTAAAGTGCGGAGCATGTGGCGCCATTGGACACATGAGGACCAACAAGTTCTGCCCGCTGTACTATCAGACCAACGCCCCGCCTTCTAACCCTGTCGCCATgacagaggagcaggaggaggagctggagaagaCCGTCATCCACAACGACAACGAGGAACTGATCAAGGTGGAGGGCACCAAGATCGTGCTGGGCAAACAGCTCATTGAGAG TGCCGATGAGGTGCGCAGAAAGTCTTTAGTGCTCAAGTTCCCCAAGCAACAGCTCccaccaaagaagaagagacGTGTGGGCAACGCTGTGCACTGTGACTACCTCAAT AAACCACACAAGGCCATCCACCGCAGACGCACTGACCCCATGGTTACCTTGTCTTCTGTGCTAGAGAGCATCATCAACGACATGCGGGATCACCCCAAT ACATATCCATTCCACACACCAGTGAATGCCAAGGTAGTGAAGGACTACTATAAGATCATCACGCGGCCCATGGACCTGCAGACGCTGAGGGAGAATGTACGTAAGCGAATGTACCCATCAAGGGAGGAGTACCGTGAAGCAGTGGAAGTTATCGTCAAAAACAGCGCCACCTACAACG GGGCAAAACATCCAATCACACAGGTAGCACAGTCCATGCTGGACCTGTGCGACGCTAAACTGAAAGAG aaggaGGACAGGCTAGTGAGGCTGGAGAAAGCCATCAACCCCTTGCTGGATGACGATGATCAGGTGGCCTTCTCCTTCATCCTGGACAACATTGTGACCCAGAAAATGATGGTGGTTCCCGAT TCATGGCCGTTTCACCATCCTGTCAACAAAAAGTTTGTGCCCGATTATTACAAGGTGATCGTAAGCCCCATGGATCTGGAGAGCATCCGCAAG TATATCTCCAAACACAAATACCAGAACCGAGATGCGTTCCTTTCAGACGTCAGTCTCATCCACGCCAACAGTATCAAGTACAATG GCCCAGACAGTCCTTACACCAAGACAGCCCTGGATATCGTCAATGTGTGCAAGCAAACGTTGGCAGAG TACGACGAGCACTTGACCCAGCTGGAGAAGGACATCTCTACTGCTAAAGAGGCCGCTCTGGATGCAGCAGACTTGGAATGTCTGGACCCAATGACGCCCGGGCCGTACACACCGCAG GGTCGCCACGGCAGAAGACCCGGGGAGGAAGAGTCAGATGTGGACATTGAAGGCTTTGAGGAGGACGATGATGGCAAACCCAAAACTCCTGCTCCT GCAGAGGACGCAGACGGAGACCTAGAGGACGACGATGATGACGAGGACATGTTGCTGCCGCCTCGCAGACAAATGCACGaccatgaggaagaggaggaggaggaggaagatgacggGATGTCTAACCATCCACCCCAAGCCAGCGTGCTGTACCAGGACCTGCTCATGTCTGACGGAGAGGACGACGCCAGCGAAGAGGAGGGCGACAACCCTTTCTCCT CCATACACCTGTCGGAGAGTGGTAGCGACTCTGACAGAGAGTTGGACGTGCGACCTGCACCTCCACGGAGAGCTCAAGAGACGGCCCGCATGGGCATGGAGCAGGACGAGAGCATGATGTCATATGAAGCGGACGGGCCTGATGAGCCTCACATGGAAGACAGTAATGTCAG TTATGGCAGCTATGAGGAGACACAGAGCCGGAGTCAGATGCAGCCCTTGAACATGGGAAACGGAGAAGACTACGGCATCAgcgaagaggaggatgaagatgaggatATTGAAGCACAGAGGAGAGGCCCAGCTGTGCTCTCCAAGGTTCAGCTCAGTGAAGACGAGGAGAGCGAAGAATTCAGATCTATAGGGGGAGACAGCGACATGGACTCTGACAACTAg